The nucleotide sequence ctaacaaaacaaaacaacaaaagacaactttcagttttccaaaatacttcagattatcacacatttattctcttcttctttaaccaataacttcaccaataatctcattttaatagatgataaaaacatattcaaagatcacaaattcttatcatatatgttagttttcttctaatgcccattgccaaaaactgaaccttggctcaagatgtggtttgtcccaaccacttctgtgagttcatatatctcaggatcttctacattatgtgttggtggaaggggtctcctatgtgggaatctttgcatcatgaggaaaaatacctctcgtgtcacacacttaatctttcaaagtgagagaagatagagaagtgatgtaaatgcataaaacacaagagagaactgtctggtctacactaaagacatttatcggttaactatattactccgatgtgtgaaaaatccacaccactgagcaatgtagttacacagccctaaccccctgtgtagatagcgatacatcagcagcagaacttctcctgccaaaagagccactgccgcttgcgagggttggactaatcaagtccgatgagagaaatctctcccattggctgaaagcgtctgtaatagcagcgctacagcagcgcagctgcattggtgcagctgcaccaacatcagctttattgtgtagccatagcatcagacacaaaaccatagaatcagaactcaacatgcgagtatccagaagtctgaaattggagcctgatacattcattgcctcattggttaccatcatttctacagccttgaagtccttgttacccaatcaggcagccagtttgggatccacggggaaggaatgtcctttgaagcgctctctctttggatccaaatggtaaaggatgattgttctcaatgtaacctggcatcctttggaactgtaatcagtgacactgaactaggaaatggagttgtacaaacaattttccttgggtcattggtcaccatagcttcctttactggggtggaaaccaagaactggatgtggactctttcagccccagctctttccaaatccttggtcttggttagggtaaatttacacttctccgaagtagaatcctttacaaaaccactccaaatctcagcagtgttagtgaggcttaccaaaacatggaggcttaccaaaacatgcccagcttttctttaatttggtggcacagttccaggcaagggactggatacagggctggatcacaatcttcattagtgaccagagttggagtttctattcaaaaatagctatttttctgcagctattagatttccaaaactgatttgattcgatatacattttagcacctacaaaggataaattcaacaaaactccacttctatttcctcaacatctgcatcatgaagggcagcatctctgatacaataagattagctaggaaagaacttctgtagggcctgggttacaaaggctttggaaccaaatacctgggcattgtgcctagttcaaaaatcacttagcatggaattttctccccagaacatctgggacaatattgacttaaacaactgaactatactgtgatcatatgcacttccttcagttagttggggttctgctgttgttcaccatttctgagtagagattttaaatcactgctgtttctttgttagcctgtccagtaaattggagagttctctaatgctgacagaactgcacttcaacctttctccatgacatcatgcagggatggggaaaaagcaaaggtGAAGTgggaaatgatgactttagcaaatagtcatttgtcttaaattctccaataaatctgagctacatcctatcaaactgaactactatccaactgagtgaccaaacagccttcaggaaagatagaaacccacatcacagagagctagaatacatggcaatgaaagtgtgaagtgaaattccagagcaggttacatctgattattcagaatcaggacaagagattctcccatcacattctcctctgatccattcgaacatacttcactcagcactgtctcaatagccagttatgtttatttacaaaatttttagtaTCCAAGCATTGCTATAATTTGGGACAAAACCACTCACagcttgccagaagtggctttaccaatagatggaacctgggatttaaactcccaatgatcacactgtgtttgggatccatttgaattccccttccaggtctttgacactttcatctccagtcagagTGACTCTGATataagattaaagaagtcaaagcatcatctccaagcacagacagctgagaactgttcctcacaggacactttgagaagtgaatggatagaatgtgatgatgataacctctgcatggctcagacaaaaggtaacagttctgcagtgatggggaaggagggaatctctgcgtctcccatctccttccagtgtcacagaggctgaaattacactttttttcctgcccctgctcctcttcatttaactataatttgaaaaattcccattatatctgctcttcagcacaacccagagcaacgtgagaacaagtggcaatgatacaatcagTATCACTagtgactaacaataactttgaaataggAGGAATAGTATGAATGTGATGCTctctggttcctgataggaaggacacactagaattactcatgggataatggagttgatagaaaggacaaatgggtccacctcaaaacagggcaaacggcaaaaggcaaaaatgggccactcatctggtcaaactgaggaagaaccatgctgcaaacagaTCAAACACCTtgaaaagttactatgtgggaataaggaaaattattaaagaaaaaaaagtattgatagccctagaggtgtttatgttgtaGATCTCCcctgcagattctctgatgactaacatgggctaagtgcccacagaaggttttcccgcactcacggcatttatagggtctcccaccgtgtggattttctgatgtttagaaaggcctgagctgctagtgaagtttttcccacacacactgcattcatagggcctcttccctgtgtggtttctctgatgttgagaaagggctgagctgtcagtgaagcattttctacactcactgcattcatagggcctctcccctgtgtggattctctgatgttgataaaggcctgagcagCTAGCGAAGCATTTTCCAcgcactgcattcatagggcctctctccagtgtggattctccgatgcctaataaggactgagctgcgcctgaatttttccccacactcactgcattcatagggcctctcccctgtgtgaattctctgatgttcggaaagggctgagctgctagtgaagcttttcccacactcacagcattcatagggcctctcccctgtgtggattctctgatgtttagtaaggcctgagctgctagtgacacttttcccacactcactgcattcatagggcctctcccctgtgtggattctctgatgttgataaaggcctgagctgctagcgaagcattttccacatgcactgcattcatagggcctctcccctgtgtggattctctgatgggtaagaaggtttgagctgcgattgaaggttttcccacactcactgcattcatagggcctcttccctgtgtggattctctgatgtttagaaaggcctgaactgctagtgaagcttttcccacacacactgcattcatagggcctctcccctgtgtggattctctgatgttgataaaggcctgagctgctagtgaagcattttccacacgcactgcattcatagggcctctctcctgtgtggattctgtgatgcctAATAAGGACTGAGCTGCGCCTGAAgttttccccacactcactgcattcatagggcctctcccctgtgtgaattctctgatgttcggaaagggctgagctgttagtgaagcttttcccacactcacagcattcatagggcctctcccctgtgtggattctctgatgtttagaaaggcctgatctgctagtgacacttttcccacactcactgcattcatagggcctctgccctgtgtggattctttgatgcctaataaggtgcgcactgcgattgaaggttttcccgcactcactgcattcatagggcttcttccctgtgtggattctctgatgttgataaaggcccgAGCTGCtaggaagcttttcccacactcactgcattcatagggcctctcctgtgtggattctttgatgcccaataaggtgcgaactgcgattgaaggttttcccgcactcaatgcattcatagggcctcttccctgtgtggattctgtgatgctttataaggatggagtaatcacatatgttttccccaaactcagtgcatgtattttttctctttccgctgaggatttcctgctgggttgtggtttccttgaggtccttctgagtttcctgacaggaaatacatttacccactttctcccctggctgctttccctgctctctttctggtctgtgctgaatgtcatgagatttttcctgcttatgactccaggacacattccttttcgatctttgtgataatgctctgtgtttagccacttgctcaacattttcctgctgagaattctgctcctctttctcacataccattcgtcacctgctgtgatagagacagaaacctcaaacagggatggaaaggggaaggccaaaccaatacaagtactggagacaggtcaaataaaaatcaggaactgaactcccccaagttcttcccccaaacaggagagaggaggggatcaattcagccttcacatcccatccaaattcacgggggaagggaggaagctactgtctattgtctgctagggtctacaggaagccatgagctatatttactctaaggatacgacccctgctagggacaataatgaactgagagaccttccaagggcattgtagggcatcccagatgattccttcaggcacttacagattctgagttgctttaatgtttcctcacctgtgcagggagctctcaggatctctctttcttctgaacgctggaggtctgggaccaaTGGCTCTTCCcgttgttccagctgggagatcacatcaggctgggaaactggaaaccctgctcagatgaaagaaaacaaaggagttcagttgatttcataagactgtcataaaaaaaacactattaatttaacttcactGCTTAGTGTGAgctggtgtgcctggggcagtccacactgaaaatgccaaggtcagggcaggctgaaaaagggagagcagatgctcccaaaactggtggttaacactgaagttaaactcactgaccagtcacaaactgtgcttctgatcccccacgctggttatcgagaagctgaaaaaagaaattacACAGCCccttttattgcattccagttctccgactcccaatcagcacctaggtcccgtacagtgagaggttatttaaaaactctgctcatagagaaaatgtttttctgaccccaaagggtcagccacattacaagatcactataggtttggatcttacccaaaagaccacactgccagccaatcctttagcgtggaaagacaagacaggacacgaaaaaagttgttaaatgggaaagcagtgagatgcattcccAAATCTATATATCaagttcttagcagtattggtgagttgttGGCTtaaaagtccgtctggaacacatccacagtttggatgggtcattcagtcctttgttcaaggcttcagtttgtagagaagttgctccagaggtaggaagagggattgaagacaaaatggagatgatgcagctgccctttatattccctttgccatgtggcttgtacttcctgtgtcccaaacacaagcttcacagcacatggcatggaacaGCCTCGgaggtctcagcacacagacatacccctgcatgtcttgctgactcaataggtttatgcccttgatcagggatgggcaaactacggcccacgggccacatccagccgacaggaccgtcctgcccggtccctgagctcccggttggggaggctagcccctcccccacagccacaccaCCACGCGGGCAGCGctcctgcggggcggggctgtgcgctcctgcagggcagtgtgtctggctctgcgtggcccacgtggctgccagacatgctgctctgagcagcatggtaaggaggtgggggcgttggataaggggcagggagtcccagggggcagtcaggggacagttggagggggcggaggttctgggaggacgggggctggataggtgtgggagtcccaggggtctgtcagtgggcaggggtggatagaggtcaggcagtcaggggacaggtagcagcggggttgggtaggggtggggtcctgggagggcagttggggtctctggaggggcgctacgggacaaggagcaggggttggattgcTCGGGATTCTAAGGGGGCAGACAGGGGCgtaagtttgcccacccctgcccttgatcctttccatggtCTCACTGTAcagctgatgggccatcaaacagcctaggcagcgctgatgccaatatgtctcacccagaaacactgcccaagtctggaaatacagatctaCTCTAcaaatctataactcacaatacaaaggtgatacaaacatagaaacaaaatcatcatacttggaaaagcataacattttcactgacaccttacctggcatatctagcacgagtCATTTCAATGTTATCAAATTGGTAttgataataaaaaaaataatataaaatgtctcAATTCCATACactgtcacacttggtaaagcagtgaattcccaggaccagctcccccggtccttgaagatgctgaacactgtgcttatgacgtattgaaatacccacatatctgctgggaacacacacagacagacactgtgtcagtctgtacccctatgttcactcttctagaaaattatgatcaattttgtacacagaatggcattttgaaaacacataatctactgaatattatcctgctaaaatgtgtagcaacactgtatgtaatgttttgagattttactgtatgatattactgaaaaagttacaatgctCGGGAAGATCAGTTCCTCGGAGACAGcgaggcaaacagctggtcaaacaggtgtgaagacatttacattccatcacagggacacttcaagctcatatctccaacagacagcctggcaccatgactcagctgagaactgaagttgtttctagtacaaaggactgaattataaaaagaggtgaggaaaatacttgagactttctctctccccttcccctctgctcatgacaacttcTGAAGAACTGAACATGGGCGGCAGGTGcgggttagggggagtcctggctgaaaggaaaaccagcctgtctcagcacgtGATGAGAGAACATTTGCTTTCCATCCATttcagcttgttaacttagatcaggggttggcaaactttttggccagag is from Mauremys reevesii isolate NIE-2019 linkage group 12, ASM1616193v1, whole genome shotgun sequence and encodes:
- the LOC120375533 gene encoding zinc finger protein 345-like, which codes for HTGQRPYECSECGKSVTSRSGLSKHQRIHTGERPYECCECGKSFTNSSALSEHQRIHTGERPYECSECGENFRRSSVLIRHHRIHTGERPYECSACGKCFTSSSGLYQHQRIHTGERPYECSVCGKSFTSSSGLSKHQRIHTGKRPYECSECGKTFNRSSNLLTHQRIHTGERPYECSACGKCFASSSGLYQHQRIHTGERPYECSECGKSVTSSSGLTKHQRIHTGERPYECCECGKSFTSSSALSEHQRIHTGERPYECSECGEKFSCSGLYQHQRIHTGERPYECSECRKCFTDSSALSQHQRNHTGKRPYECSVCGKNFTSSSGLSKHQK